The Neofelis nebulosa isolate mNeoNeb1 chromosome 16, mNeoNeb1.pri, whole genome shotgun sequence genome includes a window with the following:
- the NT5M gene encoding 5'(3')-deoxyribonucleotidase, mitochondrial isoform X4, whose product MIRLGCWCARRPRGAAFPAGRRWGSGGPAGRAGGRSLRVLVDMDGVLADFEGGFLRKFRARFPDQPYIALEDRRGFWLSEQYGRLQPGLSEKAISIWESENFFLDLEPLPGAVEAVKQMANLENTDVFICTSPIKMYKYCPYEKDRFQEIEFLAPTRRVYHDPHHREGGSHRWLCAGVRQGPGRATEGRSVEGVEY is encoded by the exons ATGATCCGGCTAGGCTGCTGGTGTGCGCGGCGGCCCCGCGGCGCGGCGTTCCCCGCGGGGCGGCGCTGGGGGTCGGGCGGGCCGGCGGGCCGGGCGGGCGGCCGCTCCCTGCGGGTGCTGGTGGACATGGACGGCGTGCTGGCCGACTTCGAGGGCGGCTTCCTCAGGAAGTTCCGCGCGCGCTTCCCCGACCAGCCCTACATCGCGCTGGAGGACCGGCGCGGCTTCTGGTTGTCGGAGCAGTACGGCCGCCTGCAGCCCGGCCTGAGC GAGAAGGCCATTAGCATATGGGAATCGGAAAATTTCTTTCTTGACCTGGAGCCTCTACCGGGGGCTGTGGAAGCTGTGAAGCAGATGGCCAACCTAGAAAA CACTGATGTCTTCATCTGCACGAGCCCCATCAAGATGTACAAGTACTGTCCCTACGAGAAG GATAGATTCCAGGAGATAGAATTCCTGGCTCCCACAAGGAGGGTCTACCATGACCCACACCACAGGGAGGGAGGGTCACaccgttggctctgtgctggcgtcAGGCAGGGGCCAGGCCGGGCCACAGAGGGTCGGTCAGTGGAGGGAGTGGAGTACTGA
- the NT5M gene encoding 5'(3')-deoxyribonucleotidase, mitochondrial isoform X3, producing MIRLGCWCARRPRGAAFPAGRRWGSGGPAGRAGGRSLRVLVDMDGVLADFEGGFLRKFRARFPDQPYIALEDRRGFWLSEQYGRLQPGLSEKAISIWESENFFLDLEPLPGAVEAVKQMANLENTDVFICTSPIKMYKYCPYEKGISKLYFLFGLLASACFSLRHTTLASLPRTTKGAVCTACSFQFHTVLQSRSWESHAVKPFSSFPAHLKWNFKIHARTHTNSSS from the exons ATGATCCGGCTAGGCTGCTGGTGTGCGCGGCGGCCCCGCGGCGCGGCGTTCCCCGCGGGGCGGCGCTGGGGGTCGGGCGGGCCGGCGGGCCGGGCGGGCGGCCGCTCCCTGCGGGTGCTGGTGGACATGGACGGCGTGCTGGCCGACTTCGAGGGCGGCTTCCTCAGGAAGTTCCGCGCGCGCTTCCCCGACCAGCCCTACATCGCGCTGGAGGACCGGCGCGGCTTCTGGTTGTCGGAGCAGTACGGCCGCCTGCAGCCCGGCCTGAGC GAGAAGGCCATTAGCATATGGGAATCGGAAAATTTCTTTCTTGACCTGGAGCCTCTACCGGGGGCTGTGGAAGCTGTGAAGCAGATGGCCAACCTAGAAAA CACTGATGTCTTCATCTGCACGAGCCCCATCAAGATGTACAAGTACTGTCCCTACGAGAAG GGCATCAGCAAGTTGTATTTCCTGTTCGGGCTCCTGGCATCCGCCTGCTTCTCTCTCCGTCACACCACCTTAGCTTCTCTTCCCAGAACCACCAAAGGAGCCGTCTGTACTGCCTGCTCGTTTCAGTTCCACACGGTTCTACAAAGTAGATCATGGGAGTCCCACGCTGTAAAACCTTTCAGTAGTTTTCCGGCGcacttaaaatggaattttaaaatacacgcgcgcacacacacaaactcctCATCATAA